The Labilithrix sp. genome contains a region encoding:
- a CDS encoding protein kinase, which yields MSISTGQVLEGKFRVESVIGEGAMGLVVEATHLDLEERVALKFLREEARARPELASRFAREAKASATIKNDHVARVYDVGTHDGAPFIVMEYLVGRDLEQILEASGPLDPTQAVEFVIQACEGLTAAHVQGIVHRDIKPGNLFVSEHGGLRQVKVLDFGISKSGLKKGTLEDVDLLTGDTTQIMGSPHYMSPEQIRSTRDVDLRADIWSLGVVLFELITGQPPFDATEVTGIIAQVLHEPHRTARSLVPDIPTGLEEVIDHCLQKDPTKRYQCAADLAVALLPFAPKRSRTVAERASQMQARATGREPAPESLPPPAYRPSPAPAPVLAPVAPVAEPASNRSFAWIALVAVVLGLGGGAFALFSRLQSPVASPEPVPTTTATPAAPAPAAEVTSAVAPIVTASAAPAPSEAPAPAVAPPPRPVVVAPAPVAPPRPRPSSPPPAPAPNAENEIRHER from the coding sequence GTGAGTATCTCGACCGGCCAGGTGCTCGAGGGGAAGTTCCGCGTCGAGAGCGTCATCGGCGAAGGCGCGATGGGGCTCGTCGTCGAGGCGACGCACCTCGATCTCGAAGAGCGGGTCGCGCTGAAGTTCCTCCGCGAAGAGGCGCGCGCGCGGCCGGAGCTCGCGTCCCGCTTCGCGCGCGAAGCGAAGGCCTCCGCGACGATCAAGAACGACCACGTCGCGCGCGTCTACGACGTCGGCACGCACGACGGCGCGCCGTTCATCGTGATGGAGTACCTCGTCGGCCGCGACCTCGAGCAGATCCTCGAGGCGAGCGGCCCGCTCGATCCCACGCAGGCGGTCGAGTTCGTCATCCAGGCGTGCGAGGGCCTGACCGCCGCGCACGTGCAGGGCATCGTCCATCGCGACATCAAGCCGGGGAACCTCTTCGTCAGCGAGCACGGCGGCCTCCGCCAGGTGAAGGTGCTCGACTTCGGCATCTCGAAGTCGGGCCTCAAGAAGGGCACGCTCGAGGACGTCGATCTCCTCACCGGCGACACGACCCAGATCATGGGCTCGCCCCATTACATGTCGCCGGAGCAGATCCGCTCGACGCGAGACGTCGATCTCCGCGCCGACATCTGGTCGCTCGGCGTCGTCCTGTTCGAGCTCATCACGGGGCAGCCGCCGTTCGACGCGACCGAGGTCACCGGCATCATCGCGCAGGTCCTCCACGAGCCGCATCGCACCGCGCGCTCGCTCGTCCCCGACATCCCGACCGGCCTCGAAGAGGTCATCGACCACTGCCTGCAGAAGGACCCGACGAAGCGCTATCAGTGCGCGGCCGATCTCGCCGTCGCGCTCCTCCCGTTCGCGCCGAAGCGCTCGCGCACCGTCGCCGAGCGCGCGAGCCAGATGCAGGCGCGCGCGACGGGACGCGAGCCCGCGCCGGAGTCGCTGCCGCCGCCGGCGTACCGTCCGAGCCCGGCGCCCGCGCCGGTGCTGGCGCCGGTCGCGCCGGTGGCCGAGCCCGCGTCGAACCGATCGTTCGCGTGGATCGCGCTCGTCGCGGTCGTCCTCGGCCTCGGCGGCGGCGCGTTCGCGCTCTTCTCTCGGCTCCAGTCTCCGGTCGCGAGCCCCGAGCCGGTGCCGACGACGACGGCGACCCCCGCCGCCCCGGCCCCGGCCGCCGAAGTGACCAGCGCCGTCGCGCCGATCGTGACGGCGAGCGCAGCGCCCGCGCCGTCCGAGGCGCCCGCGCCCGCGGTCGCTCCGCCCCCGCGTCCTGTCGTCGTGGCTCCGGCGCCCGTCGCGCCGCCGCGCCCGCGACCGTCGTCTCCGCCCCCCGCGCCCGCGCCGAACGCAGAGAACGAAATCCGCCACGAGCGTTAA
- a CDS encoding methylated-DNA--[protein]-cysteine S-methyltransferase gives MARCHFVMPSPIGALTLRWENDALTAVLFGVVPDDSPHDDAPLLEARRQLDAYFAGTRARFDLPLAPRGTPFQLRVWRALRAIPYGETTSYGALARKIGDTGPRAVGAANGRNPIPVIVPCHRVIGADGSLTGFGGGLPTKRWLLDHEAHPSKQSPAPPLRGLRGSGGVEARAQRVRRNPRRGELERGSAPLGLRAPRRPA, from the coding sequence ATGGCTCGCTGTCACTTCGTGATGCCGTCGCCGATCGGCGCGCTCACCTTGCGCTGGGAGAACGACGCGCTCACCGCCGTGCTCTTCGGCGTGGTCCCCGACGACTCGCCGCACGACGACGCGCCCCTCCTCGAAGCGCGCCGCCAGCTCGACGCGTACTTCGCGGGCACGCGCGCGCGGTTCGATCTCCCGCTCGCGCCGCGCGGCACGCCGTTCCAGCTCCGCGTCTGGCGAGCGCTCCGCGCGATCCCGTACGGCGAGACGACGAGCTACGGCGCGCTCGCGCGCAAGATCGGCGATACGGGCCCGCGCGCGGTGGGCGCCGCGAACGGCCGCAACCCGATCCCCGTCATCGTCCCCTGCCACCGCGTCATCGGCGCCGACGGCTCCCTCACCGGCTTCGGCGGCGGCCTCCCCACAAAACGCTGGCTCCTCGACCACGAAGCCCACCCCTCGAAACAAAGTCCGGCCCCCCCTCTGCGGGGTCTGCGGGGGTCCGGGGGCGTCGAAGCGCGCGCGCAGCGCGTGCGTAGAAACCCCCGGCGGGGAGAGCTCGAGAGGGGCAGCGCCCCTCTCGGACTCAGGGCGCCTCGTCGACCGGCGTGA
- a CDS encoding polysaccharide deacetylase family protein has protein sequence MFDVPRVGAAFVLVALGVGCQSSSAKPSHACSEAQALQSAKMRGNGLPPKTISLTFDDGPGVRTVELSHWLRDQGVRVAFFVNGKNVPAGAEGEAVLRAIVDDGHVLGNHTETHADLTKLTPEAIVDEVARTDAIIAPFVPDQRFMFRPPYGAWNDAVLAALDASPMSKYVGPVDWDLGFQWGPGMAADWDCWSPNGASDPPVVDVATCGDLYLQQIRAAGSGVVLLHDPYFIDDKKENGGTVDMVMNIVPVLKAEGFTFVRVDEVPSLAAVLPPLATPVADAGSDGATSSSSSTSSSASSSSSTGGAAIDAPTASASGGSSDPCSSSPQTRATNH, from the coding sequence ATGTTCGACGTTCCTCGTGTTGGTGCGGCCTTCGTGTTGGTCGCGCTCGGTGTTGGTTGTCAGAGCTCGAGCGCGAAGCCTTCGCACGCGTGCTCGGAGGCGCAGGCGCTGCAGAGCGCGAAGATGCGCGGGAACGGGCTTCCGCCGAAGACGATCTCGCTCACGTTCGACGACGGACCCGGCGTCCGCACGGTCGAGCTCTCGCATTGGCTCCGCGATCAGGGCGTGCGCGTCGCGTTCTTCGTCAACGGCAAGAACGTGCCGGCGGGCGCGGAAGGTGAGGCGGTCCTGCGCGCGATCGTCGACGACGGCCACGTCCTCGGCAACCACACCGAGACGCACGCCGACCTCACGAAGCTGACGCCGGAGGCGATCGTCGACGAGGTCGCGCGCACCGACGCGATCATCGCGCCGTTCGTCCCCGATCAGCGCTTCATGTTCCGGCCGCCGTACGGCGCGTGGAACGACGCGGTGCTCGCCGCGCTCGACGCGTCGCCGATGAGCAAGTACGTCGGCCCCGTCGACTGGGACCTCGGCTTCCAGTGGGGGCCCGGCATGGCCGCGGACTGGGACTGCTGGAGCCCGAACGGCGCGTCGGATCCACCCGTCGTCGACGTCGCGACGTGCGGGGACCTCTACCTCCAGCAGATCCGCGCGGCGGGGAGCGGCGTCGTGCTGCTGCACGATCCGTATTTCATCGACGACAAGAAGGAGAACGGCGGCACCGTCGACATGGTGATGAACATCGTCCCCGTGTTGAAGGCGGAGGGCTTCACGTTCGTGCGCGTCGACGAGGTGCCTTCGCTCGCGGCGGTGCTGCCGCCGCTGGCGACGCCGGTCGCCGACGCGGGCAGCGACGGCGCGACGTCGTCGTCTTCGTCGACTTCGTCCTCCGCGAGCTCGAGCTCGAGCACGGGAGGCGCGGCAATCGATGCTCCTACCGCTTCGGCGAGCGGTGGCAGCTCTGATCCCTGTTCGTCTTCGCCACAGACCCGCGCCACGAACCACTGA
- a CDS encoding serine/threonine protein kinase, which produces MGVEVAAGDVLGGKFRVERIVGRGGMGVVIEATNTQLDQKVALKLLARGADDPSTVERFTHEAKAAARLRSEHVARVFDVGKDPVHGPFIVMEMLDGQTLADVLTTSGRVPSHRAVEHVIDACEGLAEAHARGIVHQDVKPANLFLVTGDDGRPTVKLLDFGIATVRGPEAAAKDKDGKSSAPRSQGTPAYLSPEQLRGGSAPIDHRADVWSLGCVLYELLANEKPFRATRFTELVTKILETSPEPLPSDVDVPPALAAVILRCLEKDRTKRFSSTGQLALALLPFARRRAHSSVSRAVAHVKTGGLDPDLEMPSSMPPPPDSEPSISRPGSDPRLRAPSVPDISLAPRPLASAAPAPAPAPAKSRLPLAIALLFGTVALGGGAFAITRGASTTPVAPTVSAPTTPTEITNSAAAEPAPAPSPAASPEPAPEATTSAAATSATPIAIPVKRPVVRPRPTASSAAPIGTEAEIRHTR; this is translated from the coding sequence ATGGGCGTCGAGGTCGCGGCGGGGGACGTCCTCGGCGGCAAGTTCCGGGTCGAGCGCATCGTCGGGCGCGGCGGCATGGGCGTCGTCATCGAGGCGACGAACACGCAGCTCGATCAGAAGGTCGCGCTGAAGCTGCTCGCGCGCGGCGCCGACGATCCGAGCACGGTGGAGCGCTTCACGCACGAGGCGAAGGCGGCGGCGCGGCTCCGGAGCGAGCACGTCGCGCGCGTCTTCGACGTCGGCAAAGATCCCGTCCACGGTCCCTTCATCGTGATGGAGATGCTCGACGGGCAGACCCTCGCCGACGTCCTCACGACGTCGGGACGCGTGCCCTCCCATCGCGCGGTCGAGCACGTCATCGACGCGTGCGAAGGGCTCGCCGAGGCGCACGCGCGCGGCATCGTCCATCAGGACGTGAAGCCGGCGAACCTGTTCCTCGTCACCGGCGACGACGGCCGGCCCACCGTGAAGCTGCTCGACTTCGGCATCGCGACGGTGCGCGGGCCCGAGGCCGCGGCGAAGGACAAGGACGGCAAGTCGAGCGCGCCGCGCTCGCAGGGGACGCCGGCCTACCTCTCGCCCGAGCAGCTCCGCGGCGGGAGCGCGCCGATCGATCATCGCGCCGACGTCTGGTCGCTCGGCTGCGTGCTCTACGAGCTCCTCGCGAACGAGAAGCCGTTCCGCGCGACGCGCTTCACCGAGCTCGTCACGAAGATCCTCGAGACGAGCCCCGAGCCGCTCCCGAGCGACGTCGACGTACCGCCCGCCCTCGCCGCCGTGATCCTGCGCTGCCTCGAGAAGGACCGCACGAAGCGCTTCTCGAGCACCGGTCAGCTCGCGCTCGCGCTCCTCCCCTTCGCGCGCCGCCGCGCGCACTCGTCGGTCTCGCGCGCCGTCGCGCACGTGAAGACGGGCGGCCTCGATCCCGATCTCGAGATGCCGTCGTCGATGCCGCCCCCGCCCGACAGCGAGCCCTCGATCTCGAGGCCGGGCTCGGACCCGCGCCTCCGCGCGCCGAGCGTCCCCGACATCTCCCTCGCTCCTCGACCGCTCGCCTCCGCCGCGCCCGCTCCCGCTCCCGCTCCCGCGAAGAGCCGGCTCCCGCTCGCGATCGCGCTCCTCTTCGGGACCGTCGCGCTGGGAGGCGGAGCCTTCGCGATCACGCGCGGCGCGAGCACGACGCCGGTCGCGCCGACGGTCAGCGCGCCGACCACGCCGACGGAGATAACGAACAGCGCCGCCGCCGAGCCCGCGCCCGCGCCGTCGCCGGCCGCGTCTCCGGAGCCGGCGCCCGAGGCGACGACGAGCGCGGCGGCGACGAGCGCGACGCCGATCGCGATCCCCGTGAAGCGACCGGTGGTGCGCCCGCGTCCGACCGCGTCGAGCGCCGCGCCGATCGGCACCGAAGCGGAGATCCGCCACACGCGCTGA
- a CDS encoding TonB-dependent receptor — protein sequence MAGSTFLRFKKPAVSFLLIAALLGTASRSAYADDVADEADLQFQLGAERYEAGDYKGALEHFLVSNRLVPNKNVLFNIARTYEQLKRAPDAYRYYLVALEGETNPQARKRVEDAIARITPNVAVLKVETSPPGATIYLDRKDLGPRGNAPRSLGLAAGKRKVIVEKPGYEAAESEEVNLEIGKEVVVKLTLKQILGTAKIEGEEGAVVRIDDEAGPIACTVPCTLDVAPGRHTFFVGKEGFQPGEVTTEIPANQVTAVRARLATQTGSVVVSSDVRDALISVDGKALGFTPAVLAVPVGRHTIAITQQGYRPFVQEVDVTRRQETKIDAQMVVSEEVSAASRTTESVEDAPASVSIISQQELRAMGYPTIWEAVRGIRGLYLSDDRSYQTIGFRGFSRPGDYGNRVLVLLDGQPMNDNYIWSSYVGTDGRVDIDDIERIEVVRGPGSVLYGSAAFFGVINLVTRNKNQATHAEASIGTFEYGLGRARATGVVRLSPDAGFWATVSGLQGGAQREIYYPEYDFDPSDPNAERKANGKVSDGITRGTDRQFAGMITGRAWWKALTLQWFLNSRQKFLPTGEYETIFDHKRTRFADTRSMIEARYEPQITQSLQSLSRAHFNMYYFDGFNPYTPALEGASRDAYRGRWGGVEQRFVYTPSSALRLTVGGELVEHFTTRQVGVNDAGAYVLDDSGRAGRNDPFTVGAGYVNADIVPTKRLKLVAGARFDYYSNLPKFEAWPAINPRLAAIIKPYDGGVLKVMGAKAFRAPSVYELHYTSPFQVAPTRLSPEQIYSGEVELTHRFSQVVTGTVAAYTNFVQDLVVLNDLSPGVVQYQNSPANVVIIGGETEVRREWRQGWMLAGTYSYQKAQYTGGGALRDVANSIEHIASVRGAMPIIGRTLMAMTRLTIEGPRPDRSESTSDPPQARTDPGVVWDLVLSGEVEKMGLRYNLGAYNALDWRYSIIPSGEFRQRQIVQNGRTFLASVTLAW from the coding sequence GTGGCGGGCTCTACATTCCTTCGATTCAAGAAGCCGGCAGTCTCGTTCCTGCTGATCGCGGCGCTCCTCGGCACCGCGTCGCGATCGGCATATGCCGACGACGTCGCGGACGAAGCGGATCTCCAGTTCCAGCTCGGCGCGGAGCGCTACGAAGCGGGCGACTACAAAGGTGCGCTCGAGCACTTCCTCGTCTCGAACCGCCTCGTCCCGAACAAGAACGTCCTCTTCAACATCGCGCGCACGTACGAGCAGCTGAAGCGCGCGCCCGACGCGTATCGCTATTACCTCGTCGCGCTCGAAGGCGAGACCAACCCGCAGGCGCGGAAGCGCGTCGAAGACGCGATCGCGCGCATCACGCCGAACGTCGCGGTCCTCAAGGTCGAGACCTCGCCGCCGGGCGCGACGATCTACCTCGATCGCAAGGACCTCGGCCCGCGCGGAAACGCCCCGCGCTCGCTCGGCCTCGCGGCGGGCAAGCGCAAGGTCATCGTCGAGAAGCCGGGCTACGAGGCCGCCGAGTCGGAGGAGGTGAACCTCGAGATCGGCAAAGAGGTCGTGGTGAAGCTGACCCTCAAGCAGATCCTCGGCACCGCGAAGATCGAAGGCGAAGAGGGCGCGGTGGTCCGGATCGACGACGAGGCCGGACCGATCGCGTGCACGGTCCCCTGCACCCTCGACGTCGCGCCGGGCCGGCACACGTTCTTCGTCGGCAAGGAGGGCTTCCAGCCGGGCGAGGTCACGACCGAGATCCCGGCGAACCAGGTCACCGCCGTGCGCGCGCGCCTCGCGACGCAGACCGGCTCCGTCGTCGTCAGCTCCGACGTCCGCGACGCGCTCATCTCCGTCGACGGCAAGGCGCTCGGCTTCACGCCCGCCGTCCTCGCGGTCCCGGTCGGCCGCCACACGATCGCGATCACGCAGCAGGGCTATCGCCCCTTCGTCCAGGAGGTCGACGTCACGCGCCGGCAGGAGACGAAGATCGACGCGCAGATGGTCGTCTCCGAAGAGGTCAGCGCCGCGTCGCGTACGACGGAGTCGGTCGAGGACGCGCCGGCGTCGGTCTCGATCATCTCGCAGCAAGAGCTGCGCGCGATGGGCTACCCCACGATCTGGGAGGCGGTGCGCGGCATCCGCGGCCTCTACCTCTCCGACGATCGCAGCTACCAGACGATCGGCTTCCGTGGCTTCTCGCGCCCCGGCGACTACGGCAACCGCGTGCTCGTCCTCCTCGACGGGCAGCCGATGAACGACAACTACATCTGGTCGTCGTACGTCGGCACCGACGGGCGCGTCGACATCGACGACATCGAGCGGATCGAGGTCGTGCGCGGCCCGGGCTCGGTGCTCTACGGCTCGGCCGCGTTCTTCGGCGTCATCAACCTCGTCACGCGCAACAAGAACCAGGCGACGCACGCGGAGGCGTCGATCGGCACGTTCGAATACGGCCTCGGCCGCGCGCGCGCGACGGGCGTGGTGCGCCTCTCCCCCGACGCCGGCTTCTGGGCGACGGTGAGCGGCCTCCAGGGCGGCGCCCAGCGCGAGATCTACTACCCCGAGTACGACTTCGATCCCTCCGATCCGAACGCGGAGCGGAAGGCGAACGGCAAGGTCTCCGACGGCATCACGCGCGGGACCGACCGCCAGTTCGCCGGCATGATCACCGGCCGCGCGTGGTGGAAGGCGCTCACGCTCCAGTGGTTCTTGAACTCGCGCCAGAAGTTCCTCCCGACCGGCGAGTACGAGACGATCTTCGATCACAAGCGCACGCGCTTCGCGGACACGCGCTCGATGATCGAGGCGCGCTACGAGCCGCAGATCACGCAGTCGCTGCAGTCGCTCTCGCGCGCGCACTTCAACATGTACTACTTCGACGGGTTCAACCCGTACACGCCGGCGCTGGAGGGCGCGTCGCGCGACGCGTACCGCGGCCGCTGGGGCGGCGTCGAGCAGCGCTTCGTCTACACGCCGTCGTCCGCGCTCCGCCTCACGGTCGGCGGCGAGTTGGTGGAGCACTTCACGACGCGCCAGGTCGGCGTGAACGACGCGGGCGCGTACGTCCTCGACGACTCCGGCCGCGCGGGGCGCAACGATCCCTTCACCGTCGGCGCCGGCTACGTCAACGCCGACATCGTCCCGACGAAGCGCCTCAAGCTCGTGGCCGGCGCGCGCTTCGACTACTACTCGAACCTCCCGAAGTTCGAGGCGTGGCCCGCGATCAACCCGCGCCTCGCCGCGATCATCAAGCCGTACGACGGCGGCGTCCTCAAGGTGATGGGCGCGAAGGCGTTCCGCGCGCCGAGCGTCTACGAGCTCCACTACACGTCGCCCTTCCAGGTCGCGCCGACGCGGCTCTCGCCGGAGCAGATCTACTCGGGCGAGGTCGAGCTCACGCATCGCTTCTCGCAGGTCGTCACCGGCACCGTCGCGGCGTACACGAACTTCGTGCAGGACCTCGTCGTCCTCAACGACCTCTCGCCCGGCGTCGTGCAGTACCAGAACTCGCCCGCGAACGTCGTCATCATCGGCGGGGAGACGGAGGTCCGGCGCGAGTGGCGCCAGGGCTGGATGCTCGCCGGCACCTACTCGTACCAGAAGGCGCAGTACACCGGCGGCGGCGCGCTCCGCGACGTCGCGAACTCGATCGAGCACATCGCGTCGGTGCGCGGCGCGATGCCGATCATCGGCCGCACGCTCATGGCGATGACGCGCCTCACGATCGAGGGGCCGCGTCCGGACCGCAGCGAGTCGACCTCGGACCCGCCGCAGGCGCGCACCGATCCGGGCGTCGTCTGGGACCTCGTCCTCTCCGGCGAGGTCGAGAAGATGGGCCTTCGCTACAACCTCGGCGCGTACAACGCGCTCGACTGGCGCTACTCCATCATCCCGAGCGGCGAGTTCCGCCAGCGCCAGATCGTCCAGAACGGTCGAACCTTCCTCGCGTCCGTGACGCTCGCGTGGTGA
- a CDS encoding SMP-30/gluconolactonase/LRE family protein yields MNRILPLLALTLFAVACGSSDKKTATNDQTPDGQQATNPDGTPIDPDGLGGGDPALAGTNPIEGIGEVQAIMEPGTFTDGPVWSENGGALYFSTPLGDGGLYRMLPDGRAIEVRTGVALEGSQPIGNTVHPGTGEIITAEAKRITKTTFEAVLNAPASVITANYDPSSQPGQTDPYAPPPPPPGDGSFDTLNDVVARKDGTLYVTDPGYFVEGGPAVNRIFRVLPNGGPALIVDAFEDIPKPNGIALSPDEKILYVGFTAPTQGTVPYIRRYALNEDGSLAGFEKFIDLGAESAPDGLAVDLAGNVYVATTGGVEVFKPNGERWGGIAVPETPTGMTFGGPEMKTLYITTQGTHIFQITTNLAGLSQ; encoded by the coding sequence ATGAACCGCATTCTGCCGCTGCTTGCTCTCACCCTCTTCGCCGTCGCCTGCGGGAGCAGCGACAAGAAGACCGCCACCAACGACCAGACCCCCGATGGCCAGCAGGCGACGAACCCGGACGGGACGCCGATCGATCCGGACGGCCTCGGCGGCGGTGACCCCGCGCTCGCGGGCACGAACCCGATCGAAGGCATCGGCGAGGTGCAGGCGATCATGGAGCCGGGCACGTTCACCGACGGCCCGGTGTGGTCGGAGAACGGCGGCGCGCTCTACTTCTCGACGCCGCTCGGCGACGGCGGTCTCTACCGCATGCTCCCCGACGGCCGCGCCATCGAGGTCCGCACCGGCGTCGCGCTCGAGGGCTCGCAGCCGATCGGCAACACGGTGCACCCCGGCACCGGCGAGATCATCACCGCGGAGGCGAAGCGCATCACGAAGACGACGTTCGAGGCGGTCCTCAACGCGCCGGCGTCGGTCATCACCGCGAACTACGATCCGTCCTCGCAGCCGGGGCAGACCGATCCCTACGCGCCGCCGCCGCCGCCGCCGGGCGACGGCAGCTTCGATACGCTCAACGACGTCGTCGCGCGCAAGGACGGCACGCTCTACGTGACCGACCCCGGCTACTTCGTCGAGGGCGGCCCCGCGGTCAATCGCATCTTCCGCGTCCTCCCGAACGGCGGCCCCGCCCTCATCGTCGACGCGTTCGAGGACATCCCGAAGCCGAACGGCATCGCGCTCTCGCCGGACGAGAAGATCCTCTACGTCGGCTTCACCGCGCCGACGCAGGGCACGGTCCCGTACATCCGCAGGTACGCGCTGAACGAGGACGGCTCGCTCGCGGGCTTCGAGAAGTTCATCGACCTCGGCGCGGAGTCGGCGCCGGACGGCCTCGCGGTCGACCTGGCGGGCAACGTCTACGTCGCGACGACGGGAGGGGTCGAGGTCTTCAAGCCCAACGGCGAGCGCTGGGGCGGCATCGCGGTGCCGGAGACCCCGACCGGCATGACGTTCGGCGGTCCGGAGATGAAGACGCTCTACATCACGACGCAGGGCACCCACATCTTCCAGATCACGACGAACCTCGCGGGCCTCTCGCAGTAG
- a CDS encoding polysaccharide biosynthesis/export family protein, giving the protein MSPWLRIVLCAALAGGCASTGPYVWADSLPASASGSTDGVIIQDGDVVNVRVFNQEPLSTHEKVRPDGKISMPVIGEVTARGKRPAQLASEIQDRLKSVVVAPSVTVTMDAGAELRVSVVGEVRNSGVFQLDHGANVLHALAAAGGLSEYADADKVFVVRKSLPQRVRFRYQDLRSADPKSIAFQLQAGDVVVVE; this is encoded by the coding sequence ATGAGTCCTTGGCTCCGCATCGTTCTTTGTGCCGCGCTCGCCGGCGGCTGCGCGTCGACGGGCCCCTACGTCTGGGCCGACAGCTTGCCCGCCTCCGCGAGCGGCTCGACCGACGGCGTGATCATCCAGGACGGCGATGTGGTGAACGTCCGCGTCTTCAACCAGGAGCCGCTCTCCACCCACGAGAAGGTGCGACCCGACGGCAAGATCTCGATGCCCGTCATCGGCGAGGTCACCGCCCGCGGCAAGCGCCCGGCGCAGCTCGCCTCGGAGATCCAGGACCGCCTCAAGTCGGTCGTCGTCGCGCCGTCGGTCACGGTGACGATGGACGCGGGCGCGGAGCTCCGGGTCTCCGTCGTCGGCGAGGTGAGGAACTCGGGTGTGTTCCAGCTCGATCACGGCGCGAACGTGCTGCACGCGCTCGCGGCGGCGGGCGGCCTCTCCGAATACGCCGACGCGGACAAGGTCTTCGTCGTTCGCAAGTCGCTCCCCCAGCGCGTGCGGTTCCGCTACCAGGACCTCCGGTCCGCGGATCCGAAGAGCATCGCGTTCCAGCTCCAGGCCGGCGATGTCGTCGTCGTCGAGTAA
- a CDS encoding DNA-3-methyladenine glycosylase 2 family protein, with the protein MQTLDAGRCYRALLARDARFDGRFFVAVRTTGIYCRPICPARTPKRENVTFFASAAAAQEAGYRPCLRCRPESSPQLAAWRGTSSTVSRAMMLIAEGALDGAENGVESLAQRLGIGGCQLRRLFQEHVGTSPIAVAQTRRLLFAKKLVHETSMPMAEIAHAAGYGSLRRFNDAFHQLYGRPPSALRGRRAPASALTLSLSYVPPYDWDEMQRFFAARAIPGVEVVTPRVYTRTIEEGGACGTIAVAPSPKKDALAVTICFPAVAALPAIIARVRRMFDLDADVRVIHAALSKDPLLRPLVAARPGLRVPGGWDPFEVAVRAILGQQVSVVAARGLAGRLVARYGRSLEGASAGGLTHLFPRPEALARAGAETLGMPRARVAALAACARAVAADPGLLSPARSLDDAGADLRALPGVGEWTAQYVALRALRDPDAFPASDLGLLRGAATSGARPTPAALLARAEAWRPWRAYAAQHLWCADAGEKRLPLSA; encoded by the coding sequence ATGCAGACGCTCGACGCCGGCCGGTGCTATCGCGCGCTGCTCGCGCGGGACGCGCGCTTCGACGGCCGCTTCTTCGTCGCGGTGCGCACGACCGGGATCTACTGCCGCCCGATCTGTCCCGCGCGGACGCCGAAGCGCGAGAACGTCACCTTCTTCGCGAGCGCCGCCGCGGCGCAGGAGGCGGGGTACCGGCCGTGCCTCCGCTGCCGCCCCGAGTCGTCGCCCCAGCTCGCGGCGTGGCGCGGGACCTCGAGCACGGTGTCGCGCGCGATGATGCTCATCGCCGAAGGCGCGCTCGACGGCGCCGAGAACGGCGTCGAGTCGCTCGCGCAGCGGCTCGGGATCGGCGGATGCCAGCTGCGCCGCTTGTTCCAGGAGCACGTCGGCACGTCGCCGATCGCGGTCGCGCAGACGCGGCGGCTCCTCTTCGCGAAGAAGCTCGTCCACGAGACGTCGATGCCGATGGCGGAGATCGCGCACGCCGCGGGCTACGGGAGCCTCCGCCGCTTCAACGACGCGTTCCACCAGCTCTACGGACGACCGCCATCCGCGCTGCGAGGAAGGCGTGCTCCGGCGTCGGCGCTCACGCTCTCCCTCAGCTACGTGCCGCCCTACGACTGGGACGAGATGCAGCGCTTCTTCGCCGCGCGCGCGATCCCCGGCGTCGAGGTCGTCACGCCGCGCGTGTACACGCGCACGATCGAAGAAGGCGGCGCGTGCGGGACGATCGCGGTCGCGCCCTCGCCGAAGAAGGACGCGCTCGCGGTCACGATCTGCTTCCCCGCCGTCGCGGCGCTGCCCGCCATCATCGCGCGCGTGCGGCGCATGTTCGATCTCGACGCCGACGTGCGCGTCATCCACGCGGCGCTCTCGAAGGACCCGCTCCTCCGTCCCCTCGTCGCCGCCCGCCCCGGCCTGCGGGTGCCGGGAGGTTGGGACCCCTTCGAGGTCGCGGTGCGCGCGATCCTCGGACAGCAGGTGAGCGTCGTCGCCGCGCGTGGGCTCGCGGGCCGCCTCGTCGCGCGGTACGGGCGATCGCTCGAAGGCGCGAGCGCCGGCGGCCTCACCCATCTCTTCCCTCGCCCCGAAGCGCTCGCGCGCGCCGGCGCCGAGACGCTCGGCATGCCCCGCGCCCGCGTCGCCGCCCTCGCCGCGTGCGCGCGCGCGGTCGCCGCCGATCCGGGGCTGCTCTCGCCCGCGCGATCGCTCGACGACGCCGGCGCGGACCTCCGCGCGCTGCCCGGCGTCGGCGAGTGGACCGCGCAGTACGTCGCGCTCCGCGCGCTCCGCGATCCCGACGCCTTCCCCGCGAGCGACCTCGGCTTGCTCCGCGGCGCCGCGACGTCGGGCGCGCGACCGACGCCCGCCGCGCTCCTCGCGCGCGCAGAGGCGTGGCGGCCCTGGCGCGCCTACGCGGCGCAGCACCTCTGGTGCGCCGACGCGGGCGAGAAGCGGCTCCCGCTCTCCGCGTGA